One Corynebacterium yudongzhengii DNA window includes the following coding sequences:
- the amrB gene encoding AmmeMemoRadiSam system protein B — translation MDTVRPPAVAGLFYPADPQQLRAEVSTLLAPHPPGDARIVVCPHAGYQFSGAVAARAVRELAPSLRKIAILSPNHRVPYRGMCTPGAQALATPLGKMRVWQPAEIASAPRVHRDEHGIEVILPFLQLTHPEAEIFPVVVAEDDAAAVAQLIDATLADPTAGVIISSDMSHSLEADAAVAHDDAALKRAEAFEPLVGNDACGQKAWNGLSVIAAREGLYPEVLARDHSGTASGDYSRVVGYAAVAYREIGAQLPEIARAAIAGDDVELEHPWLRADGAAFVTLTTNGKLRGCIGSVTAHRPLLEDVRINARNAAFRDPRFAPLDSLDGIDVEVSVLSTPVDRGRVSRDEALSLLEPGVGVTLSSQSGRGTFLPMVWQQLETPEEFLTQLMRKAGWRAWPDDARMETYTAREWR, via the coding sequence ATGGATACTGTCAGGCCGCCCGCCGTCGCAGGTTTGTTCTACCCCGCCGACCCGCAACAGCTGCGCGCCGAGGTCTCCACGCTCCTCGCGCCCCACCCGCCGGGAGACGCCCGCATCGTCGTCTGCCCACACGCCGGCTATCAGTTTTCCGGTGCGGTGGCGGCGCGGGCGGTGCGGGAGTTGGCGCCGTCGTTACGCAAGATTGCGATCCTCTCCCCCAACCACCGAGTGCCTTATCGCGGCATGTGCACGCCCGGCGCGCAGGCGCTGGCCACACCCCTTGGCAAGATGCGCGTGTGGCAGCCGGCTGAGATAGCTTCGGCCCCGCGGGTGCATCGGGATGAACACGGCATCGAGGTGATCCTGCCGTTTCTTCAGCTCACCCACCCGGAGGCGGAGATCTTCCCGGTCGTGGTGGCAGAAGATGACGCGGCTGCGGTAGCGCAGCTTATCGACGCCACGCTCGCCGATCCCACCGCCGGCGTCATTATCAGCTCGGACATGTCACACTCCTTGGAGGCCGATGCCGCCGTCGCGCACGACGATGCCGCGCTCAAGCGGGCGGAGGCGTTCGAGCCTCTGGTCGGCAACGATGCCTGCGGCCAGAAGGCCTGGAACGGGTTGAGCGTGATCGCGGCGCGCGAGGGGCTATATCCCGAGGTGCTCGCCCGCGATCACTCGGGCACCGCCTCGGGCGATTATTCACGGGTGGTCGGTTACGCGGCGGTGGCGTATCGGGAAATCGGCGCCCAGCTGCCGGAGATCGCCCGCGCCGCCATCGCCGGGGACGACGTTGAGCTCGAGCATCCCTGGTTGCGTGCCGACGGCGCCGCCTTCGTCACCCTCACCACCAACGGGAAGCTGCGCGGGTGCATCGGATCGGTCACCGCCCACCGGCCGCTTTTAGAGGACGTGCGCATCAACGCCCGCAACGCCGCCTTCCGCGACCCGCGCTTCGCGCCGCTGGACTCCCTCGACGGCATCGACGTGGAGGTCTCCGTACTCAGCACACCCGTCGACCGGGGCCGGGTGAGCCGCGACGAAGCCCTCTCTTTGTTGGAACCGGGGGTGGGGGTGACGTTGTCGTCGCAAAGCGGGCGCGGAACCTTCCTGCCGATGGTGTGGCAGCAGCTGGAGACGCCGGAGGAGTTCCTCACACAGCTGATGCGCAAGGCCGGGTGGCGGGCGTGGCCCGACGACGCCCGGATGGAAACGTATACCGCCAGGGAATGGAGATGA